In Paramormyrops kingsleyae isolate MSU_618 chromosome 5, PKINGS_0.4, whole genome shotgun sequence, one DNA window encodes the following:
- the nog3 gene encoding noggin-3 — MDNSQYFLALYVLVLSLGLRIEEGMCQHYFLLRPIPSDSLPIVELKEDPDPIFDPKEKDLNETELRSILGSNFESHFMSVTLPEDKYTVNDDLSYLELKLKPIGAMPKEIKSMEFDIQVGKKHKPSKKLKRRLQLWLWSYAFCPVVYTWNDLGNRFWPRYIKVGSCYNKRSCSIPEGMVCKPAKSTHFTILRWRCLQRKGVLKCTWIPVQYPIISECKCSCPN; from the coding sequence ATGGATAATTCTCAATATTTCCTCGCTTTGTATGTGCTGGTTTTGTCCCTTGGTCTGAGGATAGAAGAAGGGATGTGCCAACATTACTTCCTCCTCCGCCCCATCCCAAGTGACAGTTTACCAATTGTGGAACTTAAAGAAGACCCGGACCCTATCTTTGACCCAAAAGAAAAGGATCTTAACGAAACAGAACTTAGAAGTATTCTCGGCAGCAACTTTGAATCACATTTTATGTCTGTAACGCTACCAGAGGACAAATACACGGTAAACGATGATCTGAGTTATCTGGAACTCAAGCTGAAGCCCATCGGGGCAATGCCCAAAGAAATAAAGTCGATGGAGTTTGATATCCAGGTTGGCAAGAAGCACAAACCGAGCAAAAAACTTAAACGAAGGCTGCAACTGTGGCTGTGGTCCTATGCGTTCTGCCCAGTCGTTTATACGTGGAACGATCTCGGGAACAGATTTTGGCCACGATATATAAAAGTGGGAAGCTGCTACAATAAACGGTCTTGTTCTATCCCAGAAGGGATGGTCTGCAAACCTGCCAAATCGACCCATTTCACGATCTTGAGATGGAGGTGTCTGCAGCGGAAAGGAGTTTTGAAATGCACTTGGATACCAGTTCAGTACCCGATTATATCAGAGTGCAAATGCTCCTGTCCGAactga